One Triticum dicoccoides isolate Atlit2015 ecotype Zavitan chromosome 5B, WEW_v2.0, whole genome shotgun sequence genomic window carries:
- the LOC119308387 gene encoding scarecrow-like protein 9, with protein sequence MTSTPQPPRDLAHAAPPAQDLTGLGLGLAAARSLRHRPPRQGSMPSGSVEHQTISGSLIHSMIQFCGAPEYFMFNDPQPVIPHHVAAEPSHNAPVATLSRATNTETDNPEDWEFISDESLNYISRMLMEEDIDEKVSVYQEESATLRATAKPFYDILGHKFPPSPDRTLTTWSLDSPSESSSSGHAQSLSSVGTSGSIGGAVHSNQCHNVGHSEQLEAYRGLCGRSSQPLVAPSSGVSDAAESLEDPLITNGRIPEYLFESLPTWDFRRGVEEAQKFLPGGDKLVIDLEAAGVSKPQEAVKAIPFNVSRTEVLKAKKNRQSEDLDLIEGRNIKQSAFCSDEPDDWVEMFDDLFRQTEKKATVLREKMRSEASKNSQVTQAKGTTGVKTRGRKPTKNDVVDLRTILIHCAQAVAADDRRTANELLKQIKQHSKVNGDGSQRLAFCFAQGLEARLAGTGSQQYHRLVAKRTTASDMLKGYHLYFAACPFKRLSHFLSNQTILSMTKNAKKVHIIDFGIYFGLQWPCLIRRLSKREGGPPILRITGIDVPEPGFRPTERIEETGQRLAEYAKKFEVPFEYHGIASKWETIRAEDLKVGKDEVVIVNCLYRFRNLIDETVAVDSPRNRVLNTIRQVNPAIFIHGIVNGSYSVPFFITRFREALFHFSALFDMLEATVPRDDDQRRLIERDLFGREALNVIACEGSDRVERPETYKQWQVRNLRAGFVQSPLNQDIVIKAKDKVKDIYHKDFVIDEDSGWLLQGWKGRIIYAITTWKHNNS encoded by the exons ATGACATCGACCCCGCAGCCTCCCCGCGATCTCGCGCACGCCGCCCCGCCCGCGCAGGACCTCACCGGCCTCGGCCTCGGCCTCGCGGCCGCGAGGTCCCTCCGCCACCGCCCACCTCGCCAAGGATCGATGCCTTCAG GTTCTGTGGAGCACCAGACCATTTCAGGCTCACTGATCCACTCAATGATTCAGTTCTGCGGAGCACCAGAGTACTTCATGTTCAATGATCCGCAGCCGGTGATCCCACACCATGTGGCCGCGGAACCCAGTCACAATGCTCCCGTGGCCACCCTCTCCAGGGCCACCAACACAGAGACTGACAACCCCGAAGACTGGGAGTTCATCTCGGATGAGTCGCTCAACTACATCAGCCGGATGCTCATGGAGGAGGACATTGATGAGAAGGTCAGCGTGTACCAGGAGGAGTCGGCCACGCTCCGTGCTACCGCAAAGCCCTTCTATGACATCCTTGGGCACAAGTTCCCGCCATCCCCTGACCGCACGCTCACGACTTGGTCCCTGGACAGCCCCAGTGAGAGCAGCAGCAGCGGTCATGCCCAGTCCTTGTCCAGTGTGGGTACTAGCGGCAGCATCGGTGGTGCGGTTCATAGCAACCAGTGCCATAATGTTGGACACTCTGAGCAGCTGGAAGCTTATCGCGGCTTGTGTGGCCGATCTTCTCAGCCACTGGTTGCCCCATCAAGTGGTGTTTCTGATGCAGCAGAGTCCCTAGAAGATCCTTTGATCACCAACGGCAGGATCCCCGAGTATTTGTTCGAGAGCCTTCCAACTTGGGATTTCAGGAGAGGTGTCGAGGAAGCACAGAAGTTTCTCCCTGGTGGTGATAAGCTAGTAATTGATTTAGAAGCTGCTGGTGTCTCAAAGCCTCAAGAAGCAGTGAAAGCCATTCCTTTCAATGTCAGCAGGACAGAGGTCTTGAAGGCCAAGAAAAACAGACAGAGCGAAGATCTTGACTTGATAGAAGGACGAAACATTAAACAATCTGCATTCTGTTCTGATGAGCCTGATGACTGGGTTGAAATGTTTGACGATTTGTTTCGTCAAACTGAAAAGAAGGCTACAGTTCTGCGAGAAAAGATGCGCAGCGAAGCTTCCAAGAATTCTCAGGTCACTCAAGCGAAAGGAACAACTGGGGTGAAGACACGGGGCAGGAAGCCGACAAAAAATGATGTGGTGGACCTTAGGACCATCCTCATCCACTGTGCACAGGCAGTGGCAGCTGATGACCGCCGAACTGCTAATGAGTTGCTAAAGCAAATAAAACAGCATTCCAAGGTAAATGGGGATGGCAGCCAGAGGCTGGCGTTTTGCTTTGCACAGGGTCTCGAGGCTCGCTTGGCTGGCACTGGGAGCCAGCAGTACCATAGGCTTGTAGCAAAGCGGACAACCGCGTCCGACATGCTTAAGGGGTACCATCTTTACTTTGCAGCATGCCCATTCAAGAGGCTCTCACATTTCCTCTCCAATCAAACAATCTTGAGCATGACAAAAAATGCAAAGAAGGTGCACATCATTGACTTTGGCATTTATTTTGGCCTCCAATGGCCATGCCTCATCAGGCGTCTCTCCAAGAGGGAAGGTGGTCCACCAATTCTTCGCATCACGGGAATTGATGTACCCGAGCCTGGTTTCCGCCCTACCGAGCGCATCGAAGAGACGGGACAGAGGCTTGCGGAGTATGCCAAGAAGTTTGAGGTGCCTTTTGAGTACCATGGCATAGCATCAAAGTGGGAAACCATCCGTGCTGAGGATCTCAAGGTTGGCAAAGACGAAGTGGTGATTGTTAATTGCCTGTATCGTTTCAGAAATCTTATTGACGAAACAGTGGCTGTAGACAGCCCTAGGAATAGGGTGCTCAACACTATAAGGCAAGTGAATCCAGCAATTTTCATCCATGGGATTGTGAATGGGTCATACAGTGTTCCTTTCTTCATCACACGTTTCCGTGAGGCATTGTTCCATTTCTCTGCATTGTTTGACATGCTTGAGGCAACTGTGCCACGGGATGATGACCAGCGTAGGCTCATAGAGAGGGATCTCTTTGGCCGAGAGGCACTCAATGTGATTGCATGTGAGGGCTCAGACAGAGTAGAGAGACCAGAGACGTATAAACAGTGGCAAGTGAGGAACCTGAGGGCTGGATTTGTTCAATCTCCGTTAAACCAGGACATTGTGATAAAAgccaaagacaaagtgaaagatatATATCACAAAGATTTTGTCATAGATGAAGACAGTGGATGGCTCCTCCAAGGGTGGAAAGGAAGGATAATTTATGCTATAACTACATGGAAGCATAATAACAGTTAG